In Blastopirellula sp. J2-11, a single genomic region encodes these proteins:
- a CDS encoding exonuclease SbcCD subunit D, giving the protein MTPGASFRFLQSGDFHLDQPLGGLPSVPDHLRTLFCEAPRRAAQQVVETAMLHEVDFVVLTGDLLDPRLSSPRTIGCLLEMFEQLDTAGINVYWAGGEADPPSRWPSSVALPRNVHIFRPGLPQTVHFEQDGEAIAAIIGQANSGGEIRIGEFRPSAAGLFTIAVAYGEVEDGAISRHDIPYWALGGEEMRKKHRTAPKFAIHSGSPQGRRPLHVGQRSCTVVEVNEAGEISTDAIATDVVRWQSELVEIANCESPEELEKVLKNRMRTLVSGKGRRQLLVDWRVIIEGNASKKLMAESLWQHTIDVLNKEFGGEESGAWTHELTIESASVIPEAWYQEQTICGDFLRLTRELLADPDIPIELTELLGEDRRGTQLSEAVQIETREVRRKALHEARRMGVQALRIDD; this is encoded by the coding sequence ATGACTCCAGGTGCGTCGTTCCGCTTTCTTCAATCGGGCGACTTCCATCTCGATCAGCCGCTCGGAGGGCTTCCCTCAGTTCCGGATCATTTGCGCACTCTCTTTTGCGAGGCGCCACGTCGCGCTGCGCAGCAAGTGGTCGAAACGGCGATGTTGCACGAGGTCGATTTCGTCGTTCTGACCGGTGATTTGCTCGATCCGCGGCTCTCCAGCCCGCGTACGATCGGCTGCTTGTTGGAAATGTTTGAGCAACTTGATACTGCCGGTATTAACGTCTACTGGGCTGGCGGCGAAGCCGATCCTCCTTCGCGTTGGCCTTCGTCGGTGGCGCTGCCCCGCAATGTTCACATCTTCCGACCTGGCCTGCCCCAAACCGTCCACTTTGAGCAAGATGGCGAAGCGATCGCCGCGATTATTGGCCAGGCCAACTCTGGCGGAGAAATCCGGATCGGTGAGTTTCGCCCCTCCGCTGCCGGCTTGTTCACCATCGCCGTCGCCTATGGCGAAGTCGAAGATGGCGCGATCAGCCGCCACGATATTCCGTATTGGGCGCTCGGCGGCGAAGAGATGCGCAAGAAGCATCGCACTGCGCCGAAATTCGCCATCCACTCTGGCTCACCGCAAGGTCGCCGTCCGCTGCACGTTGGTCAACGCAGCTGCACTGTGGTCGAAGTCAACGAAGCCGGCGAGATCTCGACCGACGCGATCGCGACCGATGTCGTCCGCTGGCAAAGCGAACTGGTGGAGATCGCCAATTGCGAGTCACCGGAAGAGTTGGAAAAGGTGCTGAAAAATCGGATGCGGACGCTCGTCTCGGGCAAAGGACGCCGACAGTTGTTGGTGGACTGGCGAGTGATTATTGAAGGAAATGCGTCGAAAAAGTTGATGGCCGAATCGTTGTGGCAGCACACGATCGACGTGCTGAACAAAGAGTTTGGCGGCGAAGAGTCGGGCGCCTGGACCCATGAATTAACGATTGAATCGGCGTCGGTCATTCCCGAGGCCTGGTATCAAGAACAAACCATCTGCGGCGACTTTTTGCGGCTGACGCGCGAATTGCTTGCTGACCCCGATATCCCCATTGAATTGACCGAGTTATTAGGCGAAGACCGTCGCGGCACGCAGTTGTCCGAAGCGGTGCAGATTGAAACCAGGGAAGTTCGTCGTAAGGCGCTGCATGAAGCCCGCCGCATGGGTGTCCAAGCCTTGCGGATCGACGACTAG